The genomic stretch GGCTGGAAGGGCTGCCCCGCAGAGGACCCGGGAGCAGGCTGGGCGCCAGCAGGCTCTGAACCACCCCTGGACCACTTCCGGGCCTGACAGGAGTGGGCCGTGAGGACAGGACAGGCTGCAGGCGCTTCCCTGGGGCCCCTGGAGGGAGCAGATGGTCCCAAGGACTGGACAGCACAGTGCTCCCAGCAGCCCACCCAACACACTAGAGGGAGCCACTGTTGGgcaaaataatttaatctttccGCAGCAGCACAGCACCTGGATCCTGCGCCCCAGCCCGGCCCACCCGGAACCACCTCCCGCACCACGCGGCCGAGATCAGGGCCCTGGACCCCAATGCCCACTGCTAGTGAAGCTGGAGCCACCCGTGATCCCTCCCGAGCCCCGTCCCAAACCCCTTCCCGGACCCCCACGGCACAGCCTGCGCTGGGGCTGGGGTGCCCCAGACCGCCGAGGGAGGGACCGCGGGAGAGGGGAGGAAACCAGACCTGCCCACAACCGGGAAGCCGCCAGTCGGGGGAGAAGGGGCTGCGGCGCCCGGCTGGGCGGGGGACGGAGGGCGGCGGGGGCGGGCCCTCCAGGCCGTCAGGGCGGCGGGCGCAGCCGCTCCAGGCCGTCCGCGTACTGGAAGGCCGGCCCGCGCTCGTGCTCGTACAGGTCCAGGGCCACCTCGCAGCTCTCCCGCACCACACGCTCGGGGTCGGCCGCGTGCGCCTGCAGCGCAGCCAGGCAGGCGGGCCGGGCGATGGCGCCCAGGGCCTCGGCGCACTCGTGCCGCACCATGGGGCTCTCGGTCGTGCGGGCCAGGGCGGCCGCCAGCTGGGGCACGGCCGCTTCGTGCTGCAGCTGGCCCAGCACGTAGCCCACCTCGTGGCGGAAGAGGGCGCTGCCGCAGCGCAGGCCTGCGGGGGGCGGGCGGTCAGGGCGGCACCCGGGGCGGGGCGGACCCGCCACGGCAGGAGCGCGCCCAGCCCTTGCTCTGCTCTGGACGCCCTGCCCGGCCTGCACCCTGGGATCCCCCAGCCTCAGCTCCAAGGAGCCGGGATGACAGGCGTAACCCCGGGAGCTGCCCAACCCCAGGGGCCCTCCTCACCCTCGGCCAACGCCAGCGCAGCCTCCTCGCCACCGGCATTGCGCAGGGCAAACATGGCGCGGTAGCGGTCGAACAGCGGCAGGGTCTCGTCCAGCAGCGCCCTCCGCAGCTGCCCCACATCGCGCTCCTCCGCAGGCGGGGCCGGGTCCACGGAGAGGTAGGGCCCCGCCACTGCAGGCTGCCcactctgctgctgcagccactccAGCCGCTGCACAGCCAGTTGGCACGTCTCCGCCACCTGCAGGGGGAGGGGCACACAGATGCCTCCCGTCCTGGGGCTGAGGCTAGGGACATGCAGAGGCCATGACACCCTATCCCTGCCCTCTTAGGCTTGCCAGCAGGGACGGATGTGTTAGGGCAACGAAGTGACTGGACAGAGGGATGGGGAAGATCTCCTCCATGAGATGACCTCAAGGCAGAGGCCTGAAGCAGGTGAGAGTGGGAGTCAGGGAGAGCAGGCGTGGCAACAGTCATCGCAAAGGCCCTGCGGCAGGGCCTGTGGGGAGGGCCAGGTGGAGGGCAGAGCCAGTGTGCAGGGCCTGCGGGCTGCACTGACCCGGGTTCTGCCTAGAGGCGGCCAGGCGGGAGTGCTCTAAGCGCGGGACATCCCAGGCTTCTGTCGCGTGTGGACCCTCCCCAGCTGCTAAGAGAGGGGCGTGGGAAGCAGGTCAGAACGGCAGATCCAGGAGAACTCAGAGCTGAGTGCTCACAGGCCGCAGCAGGATGGTTCCTGACGGGCAAAATGTGGAGGCCGCCCGTGTTCATCCAGGATGAAGTGATACAAACAGGTCCGGCCAGCACAGTGGCCACCccgtaatccctgcagctcaggaggatcgccaagttcaaggccaacctcagcaacttagtgagggaggctctaagcaacttaggcagaccctgtctcaaaatagaaaagtaataaaaaaagactggggtgtggctcagaggtagagcacccctgggttcaatccctggtaccaaaaaaaaagaggagaaccTAAAAAAAAAGCAGGTCTGTCCACCCACTGGGCGGAGCGAGGCGACAGCTGCAGTGTGGACGAACCTGAGGACCGAGGTATGTGACCCAGTGACAGGAGAGTCCAGAGAGCAGATACAGGCcgagggaggaggggaaatgacTGCTCACACCTCTGCACAAACAGCGACCACTCAGGAGCACGCAGCGAAAGCCGTGAACGAGCTCAGTAAACCGCGACCTCCGAAACAAGAGAAGAGCCCGGCACGGTGGCCACGCCTGTCAACCCagtgtttgggaggctgaggcaggaggatggagagttcaaagccagcctcggcaacttggtGAGGTGCTAAGCGACTCAGAGAGAcatcatctctaaataaaatataaaaagagctggggccgtggctcagtggtcgcgtgcccctgggttcaatccctggtatcaccccccaaaaaacagaaGAGACGTGGAAAAGGGCAGCGAGACCCTCAAGGTCCAGtgggccaggcagggtggcagagGAGAGAGCAGGGGGTCTTGGGCCGGCTGGACACGGGGGAGGATCCAGGAGGACTGCAGAGTGGGGTGGTTCTGTGGCCTCAGGCCTGGCTGCTGCCCTCCCCGCAGCATCCTTGGACAGCAGGTGCCTGGAGGCCAGAGCTGGGGAAGCACTGGGCACGGCTGCTCAGGGGCCTTACCTCGACCACGGGGTCAGTGGAGTACTGCTTCAGGAGTTCCAGGACTTCGGGGCTCCCAATGGCCCCCAGAGCCTCCCCTGAGAAGCAGCAGACTCATGTTAGCTGGTTGGCAAAGGCCACGCTGCCTCCCGGGCGCGTCGACAGCCACAGCAGCTCCGCTGTGAGGTGGTCCCAGGGTGGCCAGGACAGCCAGTGTGGTCAGCCCTCCCGCAGAGCCTGCTCCTGCAGAGGCGCAGCAGACCCCAGCCCAGTCGCTGCCCTAGGTGGAGACGTGTCACCACACCTGGACACCAGACACACGGGACAGGAGCGCGTGGGGCAGGGAGACCTCCCTGGAGCCTGTGGGGCTGCAAAGGCCAAGCCCCTGCGGCGGGGGCGCAGACGGCAGCGGGAGGAAGACGGCAGGCGTGCTCAGCACCGACGGCGTTCCCTCTAGGTTCCCAGGGGAGGCTGGAGGTGCGTCCTGCAGGGGAGGCTGCCGCACTGCCAGGCGGCAATCTGTGCCCTGCCCCACTGCTGCACAGCAAAGCTGCTTTTTAGGGCCCGCGAGGTtcctgaggctgaacttgaactggctgtctcctgcctcagcctcccgactgTGGGGACGACAGGCCTGCACCTTGGCGCCTGGCGGAATAGGACTCCTGGACCCAGAGGGCAGGGGGGCTCCTCCGTCCCTGCAGGGGTCAGTCCCACACGCAAAGCTGAGCACACTGGCCCTGGCCTGCCAGGCCGTGTGAGCTGAGCCAGCAAGGTGGCCGGAGGGGCACCTGGCTCTCACCTGCCTCGTGCCGCACCATGGGCTCCTGGCGGGTGTCCCGCAGCACGTCCCGGAGCACAGGGATGGCGCGGGGGTCCTGCATCTGGCCCAGGCAGTACGCCAGCTCATGCTTGAGCAGGGCGGAATCGTCGGCAAAGGCCTGGCTGATCCAGGCGATGGCCCCCGGGCCGCCCAGTCCCCGGAGCGTGAAGAGCGCCCGGAAGCGGGCCTGCAGGGGCTGCCTGGGGTCCACCAGCGTCTGCCCGATGGCCTCCACCTCTTGCTCTGTCACCATGATGCTTGCCTGCTGACGGGACCTGGAAGCCCAGGGAAGCCAGAACCTAGAGCAGGAACAGGGGCACAGGTCAGAGGCGCCCCGCCACTCGATCCTCAGGCCCTTGCAGGGGCTCTTTGGGGGACACTAGAGATGtcgaacccaggagcactctgccaccgaaccacagcctcagcccttttcaCTCTTTTACTCTGAGACagtctctaagttgcccaggctggacttgaacttgtgatcctcctgcttcagtctcctgagtggctggggaGCTTCTTAGCTGCTGACCAGCCAAGGTTCTTGATTGAGAGCCCAGCTCTGACCTGCCTACTTGCTATGCAGCCTTCCAGAAATtactttccctctctgggccACCTCTCCCTTATAACAGTCAGGACCCCCATGGGTCTGTTCTCTACTCAGCAGCCCCAGGGCCTGTGGTGGCTGGTCCTCAGGATGGCCCCCATGGTCCCCAGTTCCTGGTAGTCATGCTCAGACCTGACAGTCCCTCTCCTCTGAACGGGACCGGCTGGAGCACCAAGGGCATAGCAGCTGCAGGGGCAGTCTGCGGCCACGCTGTGAAGTATGCGGCTGGGTCAGGGACTGTGGCCAGGAGCCAAGtctccagcagcagcagccacatgAGGGCAGATGGGAGCAGTGGGTGCGGTCCCAGCCTATCTCACCGCGACCACCCGGGCAGAGTACCGGAGCTTGAGGGCACCCCGAGGCCCCTGGCTCCTGGAACCGGAGCTCATCCTCTTTCCTGCACCTCAACGTCACTCCTCAGCGAAGCCTTCCTCCATCAGCCTACGATGCTGTCCTTCCGCCTCTGCCCTGCCCCATTTTCCTTCAAACGTTGTACTGGATGTTGGCTTGTGGTCAGCCTTATCCCTCACCAGAACTCTGAAGACAGGGACTGACACTTTCTTGGTCACCAGAGTATTCCCAGCACTTAGCACCAGGGCGTGCACAGTAGGTCCTTGATGAAAACAAGCGTAGTGGCTGACATTCACACAGCctttaccatgtgccaggctctCTGATAAGCCCTTCATGTTCATTAGCTTGTTTGATCCTCACCAGGGCTCCATGGGGTGGGTACTAGACTTGTTTCCATcttgcaggtgaggaaacagcTTTATTTGCCTGGGGACAGGGTGCACAGCTGGGTTTTTTGTTGTAGTGGCTGTTGTTCGGTACTGGGGTTCGGACCCAGGTACTCtgcattgagctacatccccaatccctttttcttttgagacaagagcTCACTcgcttgcccaggctggcctggaacttgccatcctcctacctcacctcccaagcagctgggatgaTGGCGTGCACCATGTACCCAGGCAGTATGGTCCAGAGTTGGTCTCTAAATCACAAGTGCTCTGCTGCATGGGCAAATTAAGATGAAATGACACTACTTTTGGTTGTGGCAGTCACAACTGTAACCCCAGTTatccaagaggctgaggcaggacacaagttcaaggtccagctggacaacttagcaagaccctgtctcaagatagaAAGTTAATGGAGCAGGTGacgcagctcaatggtagagcaacACGGGTTCTATCTtcaaaaccttcaaaactgtCACAAAAACGaacaaaacaaaaggtaaaaaagGATGAAGCGACAGTTGGGAGGGTGGACTCCTCTGCCCTCCAGACCAGTGGAAAACCTAGCAGGTGCTTGACAGGCACAGCAAGCAGGCAGTGGCATGCCTGCAGCCCTCTGTGGTTTCCAGCGGCGTCAGTAGGGCTGCCTGGGCATAATGAGGGAGGCACAGCTACCTAGGACAGGTGCCATCAAAGGATGGTCACACCTTGAGGAAGAGGCATCAGAGACCACAAAAGGCAGGAGCAGGAGCTAGCAAGACACTAGGGGCTTTGAGACCTGACTCCTCGTTCTATCTACATGGATGAGCAGCACCTGCCTAAAAGCAGAAACTCAGGGCTTCTGAATTCCAGTCTGCAGGGCCTCCCTGGAGACACCTCAGAAAGGCTTCTTCTGCTCCCCAGGAAGTTTAAGTTGCCACTACAGAAGAAAGTGAGGGACGGAGAGGAGAGGTTGTGCAGCTCCAGTCACACACCCAGGGGCTGAGTGTCTCCACCTGAAACAGCTCACAAGTCTTGATTTCCTTCGAATCTCTGCTCAGACATTACCCTCTGGCGGAGGCCTTCTCTGACCACCCTGTTTAAAAAGGCAAACCCGCCACTACGTAGCCCTTGATAAGTTACAGGGAGTTAATGAATCCTTCCCAGGGAGCCCAGGTCCCTCCTCTATGCTCAGGGCAAGGGAAGTCCTGAAATTCATACCTTAGGATTATTTTTCCTGGATGGTGGGGGTCAGGGGATTGGTCCCTAATCCAGGCAGAATCTAAGAATCCGCTTGCCCCCACCAAGGCCTTAGACACAGACAAGATATATTAATAAAGGGATGCAGGAATCACACCCTCCAACAGAAAGAGCGGGGACAAGACATCCCACCCCCGAAAGGACCGGCTCCACAGGGACGACTTCTCGAGAGCTTCCCAGTGGGTGCTCCGGGACGGGAGCCGCCCAGGGTCCCCCAAGCCGGAGAAAGGGGTTGCTGCAGGGGCCTCCGGATGTACGGGATCCCCAAGACCAGGGGGACCAGCTCGCTGGACTCGGGACCCCAGGGCGAGACCCCTCCAGCCACCCTGCCCACGAACCCCGGAGGCCCCTCGGGCCCACGCGCCAGACCCGGCCCCGCACCGTGCTCCGCCGCCGCCACCCGGACGAGCTCCGAGACGCCACACCCGAGGGGACCTCCCACGACGGCTTCAACAGCCGCGACGCTCGCAGCGCACCCTGGGCGCCGCCATCTTCCCGCCCACGTGACAAGCCGGACGGTGCCAACGCCGCCGCGGGGGGACCGGCCAACGGTTTCCGTGCGCAGCGGAAGCCCCAGCCAGCACCGGTGCCAAAATGGAAACCCGCACCGCAGCAACAGACCAGGGACATACCTCAGGGGAAGGGACGGGCAACTTCCGCCCTCACTCTGGAAGAGTCCCTCCGGCATCCCCCCACGACGCGAGTGGAAATGGTTCGCGCCGATTCCGCGCGGCGCGGAGGCCGGCTGGCGAAGGAGCATGCGCAGCGCCTCGGGGGCGTGGCCAGACCCGGGGGCGTGACCAATGATCGGAGGCCGGAGCCCCCGTAGGGAAGAGAGGGATAAAAAAGAGGAGGTGATCGGTCGTTCATTCATTCGTTGGTTTAATAACTAGTGCGCGGGCGCCTTGGACCAGCCTGCCGCCTTCGCCGTTCGAAAGCGCACACCGCTGTCGTCTGAGGGAGACGGAACACAAGGCGGAGGTGCAGAACGAGGTGGTGAAAGATCTGCAGCCCCCGGGGTGCAGCCGGAGGCAGGGCGGCCAGGTCCCGGCGCGGGCGTTCCAGGGCTGCCCTGAAAGGCAGAGTCAGATAAAAGGCTGAAAGGCTGGAGGCAGTCCCGGCAGCGGGACCCAGACCCTATAAGATCAGCCACCTCCGGGGCGTCCCGCGCAGGCGCCCGACTTGAGTGTAAACGGTTCCTTTGCTGGGGAGGCAAACGAGAAAGTAGGGAGACCGAAGTACTCACATTCTGGATTAATTTGGAAGTTGGAACACAAGCGAATGGATCTGGAATTTGAGAGAGAGAATCCTGCAAAGGCTGGGGTTCAGCtccgtggtggagcacttgcctggcatgtgcaggGCCCTAGGTTCAGGTTCACCCCCAGcgcctcagtgtgtgtgtgtgtgtgtgtgtgtgtgtgtgtgtgtgtgcgcgcgcgcgcgggGGGGGGGAGTCCAGTGATGAGGAcagggcttttttctttttgcttgtttattgaaagtcataaaattagaaaagtattttcaaagatGCCTTTATATGTAATGGACAGGGTATTTGACATGAGTAACTGGAAGGATGGAGCAGCAATTAAACCAACCTCTGCACCCTCCCTTTGAAACAATCAGAATTTGCTctctttgatcattttttcacttttttgttatttttacagttctggaaatgctatccagggcctcacacatgttaagcaagtgctctaccattgaaccacaccccacctcactaaattgctcagactggcctcgaATTTGGAAATCTTCTGGCCCTGACTCCCTAGTTCCTGGGACTACAAGcttgtaccactgcacctggcccagcAAATGCTTTTTAAGAAGCCAGACAGCAAAGATTTCAAACacaatctttcctttttaaaatgtgggcAGGAGCCAGACATGGTAGGGAATGCCTGTGATcctagcgactcaggaggctgaggtaggaggatgggaAGTTGGAGGCCGgtctcaataacttagtgaggccctaagtaactttgCAAGAtcctgcaaaataaaaaataaaattttagaaataaaagggctggggatgtggctcaggggttaagcacccaaggttcaatacccagtaccaaaaaatattaataacaacaataaaaatgtgggcAGGGAGCCAAGtatgttggcacacacctgtaattcccagctacttggggagggagggtgaggcaagaggatggcaagctcTTGGTCAGCcaggcaactgagcaagaccctgtctcaaaaataaaaggggggctctgtggtagagggcctgcctaccatgtgtaaggccctgggttcaatcctcagcaccacataaaaatgaaaggataatcacaataaaaataaaataaaaagggccaggctgggggtgtaaactcaatgatagagcacttgtctatcaTATgaaaggccctaggtttgatccccagtattgcaaGTTAAAATATATAGGGAGCGCAGGGCCAGGGTCTGGGGGTAtcgcccagtggtagagtgcttgcctggcatgcaagaAACCCATATATACATGTAGGCATAAACACATATGTGCATCTGCGTATTCTAAAGAGTAAACAAACCCACGGGCAATTCGTGAAACCATAGCACAGGGCAAAGCAGAGTGTGCAGTCACAAGACAGGCCAACTGCTGTTTTAAGAAAACGTCAGTTCATGATCAGCAGGAATCCCTGTGTACCAGGCACAGTCCCTGGACACAAGCTGCAGAAGGATCCAGTTTCTGGCCTCATGAAACCGACCAACATCCCGGCGTTCTCAGGGTTGTGCTGCCTCCCTGTGTCAAAGTAGACTCCAGATAACCACCTGGGGCCACACCTCAGATCCGTTGTGGCTCAGGATGATGTTTACAGAGTGCTTCCGGAAGGCCGTGGGCTGTGGGCTGGGTGCCAGGTGTGACGGCCCCCAGGATGCTCTGCAGGAGAAGATAGACCAGGGGCACAGGAAACAGTTATCAGAAGCCACACCCCAAAACAAGGCTTGTGTAAGTCTGAGACCTTGGCATCTGGACCCTGCAGACAGGCCTGTGTGTAATTGATACCAAAGAAGCACAGGCACCTGTGTCTCCTGTCTGCTTCCACGTCACttttggggtgggaggggcagaggccaggccttGTACCACAAGGGAAGGCCATTGAACCAGCAGGAAAGTTGACTTACTCAAAACCTGCTTTGAACGAAGATAGAGGAGACTTATTTTTGCCTCAAATCACCAGTTTCCAAAAACTCCAGGGACAAGGGAATCCTTTGTAAGAGAAGAGGATCAGAACAGATTCGGCTAGCCAGAGAGCCCGTTAGTCCTGGTTTCTTGGTAGTCTGAAAGTTTTCATTCTCAGTAAGAGGTagtttagaagttaaaaaaatcttGGAGCTTTAATTTCCAAAGGGGCTGTTTCAGATGCTACAGAAAAACAAGTTATCAGGAAGTTGCCGTTAATGGGCATCTGCTTCACCACGGCTAATGCAGCAGGGTCCTggcagccacaagtccctgagagGAGTTGGCAGGGCCAGCCTCGCTCCTagcactgggggtgggggtgggggtcctTGTCCTTCGGctccttccagcttctggtggtagCTGGCAACCCTTGGGGGTCCTCGGCTTGTGGCTGCACGCCTGCAACCTCTGCACATGACCGATTTCTTTAAATAGGTGCTGGAGTGTTGATACCCTGGCATGGCAGCAAGCCCTCACTACTGGGAACACCTTTCTTGAGCCTGGTACTGGGTCtgaggaaagagaaatcaggtCTGGTCAGGAGGGAAAGATGGTCACTAACAAGCTGCTCTgcgcaacattttttttttttttcccctttttggtgctggggatggaacccaggtccttttGAGATAGGACAGaataaatgagaaggaaaaaaacaggtgaaggctggggtcatagctcagtggtggagcacttgcctggcacatgtgaggcactggattcgatgctcagcaccacatacaaataaattaattaaataagggtccatcaacaactagggaaaaaaaaaaaaaaaaaaaacaggcagagaCCTGAAGGCAGGACCAGGAATAGGGCTGTCAGTCAGAACGTGCCTTTCCAGGCCTGTCACCCGGATTCCTGGGAAATCCGTCACTCTTATCTGCGCACTGCTGATCAGCCCTAGCAAGCAGAAGAGGTAGAGAGGACGTTTTAAGAAATCTATAATTTAGGGGACTTTCTAGTACTATCTATGGATCAGATAACAGAGACCATGTCAGCCTCAGGGTCCTCAGAATGACAccttcctgtccccacccctccccaagTGTTCTTTGGAGAAGAGCCGGGAACCTCAAAGCTAGTATCTCCCCCTGGAGATGGCCACATTCTCCCTGGAGGGTTGTCTGCTTCCGACAAGCCTCCCCATTCCTGTGACTGGCacgtgctgaaattcttttctgtcacatgAGCCAGGGACCCCGTTGAGCCTGAATCCAGTTCCCTGCTTTCTCCAGGAACTCCACCCTCCTCCCGGGACACCTCTTCTCTGGTGACACTTGTGCTCACTTAAGTGCAGGCTGTACAGttaagccacaccccagcccccagcccaccTGTTCCGATCCTCAGACCATCCCAGAACTGTCTGTGATGGAAGATATATTTTACATCTTCACCAGCCAGATGGTGGCCCCTAACTAGCTGGTGCCACTCTGGAACtgaatttgtaattttcaaaatctaaGCAATTTAAATGAAAAGGGAATAAAGCTGGAAAACTTTTAAGCCTTTTGAAATacctgggaaatgcaaatctattTTTTCCtgctaaaaatgtaaaaagagatgAAGGATTTCTGATCAAAATTAGCATCTCAGTGGAGATGGGATGTAAATGACCGACACACACTGAATCGCAAGACTGAGTTtgagaaaaattacataaaataccCCATTAGTAGTGGTTGAgtttgattacatgttgaaacaaaactattttaataaaatagtacttaattaaaatgaattctgccagaatttttcttttacatgtggctactagaaaatttaaaattcctagaTGGATCATGTCACATATGCTGAATGGCCCTGCTCAGGACCCTATGATAGCTGCAGAGCTCCTGGAAATCAGGTATTTATATAGTACACATCACTTCATACCAAAGGGGCAAAAGGAGAAACTAGGTATTGTGATGTCCACTCTTCTTGCAGGTCTCCACCCAAATGTCATGTTTGCAGGGAGTGTCAGGGCATGGCAGGAGGGACTCCCACATCCCAGGAGACcccacacccatgcacacacacttaaTATGCCATTGTCTGCATGGGCTattatccattcaccagttgaAGGATGTCTGGCTTGTTTACACATGTCAACTACCATGAAGAGGCTGCCATGAACATTTGTGTAGGAGTTTGTTTTGTGCAGTGCTTGGacttgaaccctgtgcctcacccattttaaatttttgagacagggtcttactaagttgcccaggttggtcttgaacttgggattctcctgattcagcctccgaAGTACAGGCGTGGCCAAGTACTGGCTGGAGTGGATGTGTGTTTATTTCTCTTCAGTAGATACCTAGGAGCATCATTACTGGGTCACGTGGTAtttctatatttaactttttgaggaactgccaaagtG from Sciurus carolinensis chromosome 17, mSciCar1.2, whole genome shotgun sequence encodes the following:
- the Dohh gene encoding deoxyhypusine hydroxylase isoform X1, which translates into the protein MPEGLFQSEGGSCPSLPLRFWLPWASRSRQQASIMVTEQEVEAIGQTLVDPRQPLQARFRALFTLRGLGGPGAIAWISQAFADDSALLKHELAYCLGQMQDPRAIPVLRDVLRDTRQEPMVRHEAGEALGAIGSPEVLELLKQYSTDPVVEVAETCQLAVQRLEWLQQQSGQPAVAGPYLSVDPAPPAEERDVGQLRRALLDETLPLFDRYRAMFALRNAGGEEAALALAEGLRCGSALFRHEVGYVLGQLQHEAAVPQLAAALARTTESPMVRHECAEALGAIARPACLAALQAHAADPERVVRESCEVALDLYEHERGPAFQYADGLERLRPPP
- the Dohh gene encoding deoxyhypusine hydroxylase isoform X2, with the protein product MVTEQEVEAIGQTLVDPRQPLQARFRALFTLRGLGGPGAIAWISQAFADDSALLKHELAYCLGQMQDPRAIPVLRDVLRDTRQEPMVRHEAGEALGAIGSPEVLELLKQYSTDPVVEVAETCQLAVQRLEWLQQQSGQPAVAGPYLSVDPAPPAEERDVGQLRRALLDETLPLFDRYRAMFALRNAGGEEAALALAEGLRCGSALFRHEVGYVLGQLQHEAAVPQLAAALARTTESPMVRHECAEALGAIARPACLAALQAHAADPERVVRESCEVALDLYEHERGPAFQYADGLERLRPPP